In the genome of Tripterygium wilfordii isolate XIE 37 chromosome 19, ASM1340144v1, whole genome shotgun sequence, one region contains:
- the LOC119985011 gene encoding probable carboxylesterase 120 encodes MSDLAPPLSNPAADPYGYLDLTHHPDGTITRKASSIPTISFAPDLSHSSPVLFKDIPINQSKNNLARVFVPRETLDSTSTNAPLPLILYYHGGGFVITTAATCLSHDFCFNIALQLSAVVISVDYRLAPEHRLPAAYDDAMEALHWIKTADDDWLRKHADLNNCFVMGTSAGANIAYHACLGAVTQVNDLLPLKIKGLVLHHPFFGGVKRTESELRSVNDAVLPPAVSDLMWELSLPIGVDRDHEYCNPTAGGGSKMLDKMGLLGWKVLVTGCDGDPLIDRQIAVAKMMEEKGVQVKSHFSVGDYHGADLVDPSKSTALFIALKSFLMSPMAD; translated from the coding sequence ATGTCAGATCTAGCACCACCCCTATCCAATCCCGCCGCTGATCCCTACGGCTATCTTGATCTGACACACCATCCCGACGGCACAATCACGCGGAAGGCCAGCAGCATCCCGACCATCTCATTCGCACCTGATCTCAGCCATTCCTCTCCGGTTCTCTTCAAAGACATCCCAATCAACCAATCAAAAAACAATTTGGCTCGCGTATTCGTGCCTCGAGAAACACTCGATTCTACTTCCACAAACGCACCACTCCCTCTAATCTTGTACTATCATGGCGGCGGGTTTGTTATCACAACTGCAGCTACATGCTTGTctcatgatttttgttttaacatTGCCTTACAACTCTCTGCCGTGGTTATCTCCGTCGATTACCGCCTAGCCCCTGAGCACCGCCTGCCTGCAGCCTATGATGACGCCATGGAAGCGTTGCACTGGATTAAAACCGCCGACGACGATTGGCTGAGAAAACATGCTGATCTTAACAACTGTTTCGTCATGGGCACCAGTGCAGGTGCTAACATTGCCTACCATGCCTGTTTAGGTGCAGTTACACAAGTCAACGATCTTTTGCCTTTGAAGATCAAGGGGTTGGTATTGCATCACCCATTTTTTGGTGGGGTTAAGAGGACTGAATCGGAGTTGAGATCGGTCAACGATGCAGTTTTGCCTCCTGCTGTTAGTGATTTGATGTGGGAACTTTCATTGCCAATAGGAGTTGACCGCGATCACGAGTATTGCAATCCAACCGCGGGAGGAGGGTCAAAGATGTTGGATAAGATGGGATTGCTGGGTTGGAAAGTATTGGTGACGGGGTGTGATGGGGACCCGCTGATTGATCGTCAAATTGCGGTGGCGAAGATGATGGAGGAGAAGGGTGTACAAGTGAAGAGTCATTTCAGTGTCGGAGATTACCATGGTGCGGATCTAGTGGATCCGTCCAAGTCCACGGCGCTGTTCATCGCATTAAAAAGCTTTTTAATGTCTCCAATGGCAGATTAA